ACTAACCTTATACAATTTTCTCTGTACTCTTTCCATGTAGTCGAAACTTAGAACGaaagagagaaatggagaaaGCTAAAGAAAGGGGTTTGGGCTTAACGGTTGGATAAGCGCCTCCACAATGCTGCTACTGTTCCTGCCATGCTAAATGAACACCACACACATTTTAATGGACATAACCATTGATCACTCATTATAAGACAACTGAGGATTTGTTTGGTTCATAGGTTGGCTGACCAGAGCAAACACATTATGTTGTGTTTATATTACTGTTGCATAACTGTTGCATCTGATGCAGTGTTGGGAATTTCAATACGATATTTTCTTATTAAATGTGTGAAGTTTGTTCAATATGGCAAATGCAATAGTGATGCTTTTAATTCTAATAGTGTGTTTGATTCTAATACTGACGCCTTTGCTAAAAGCACTTATGAAAGGCTGTCACCACCTAGTGGTTTACTTTAGCTACTACAGGATGGTAGTGTAATATTGCAGTATAATGCTGCACTGTGCCTCCAAATACACATAGCATTTAGAACAGATgctaacttttttgttttataagatAAAAACAGAATAAAGACACGGGACGtataaaatatcacattattCCTCCTAAAAATAAGGATTTACGGAGCAACATTACTCtcattgtgaaaataaatatttcttagacTATTCCCAGCCTCCTGGGTATCCATGTCTCAAGGTGATCTATGCAGCAGTAACTTCTGTTTTCTGCCAGCAATCGTCTTTGCCTTTCATctgtccttcacacacacacacacacctgtctaaaCTCAGCCTGCAGTCAAGTCACAAGGACAGCAGATGTACGAGGTTAAACCAACAGACTAATAGGTCATTCAGAATCATTACGGAGTAAATAAGCTACACTTggatagatatataaaaaaagtgaaagaaaaaaaaaaaagaaaaaagatattgCTTAGAATCCACCTCAAGCAATTCAACGTTAACCTGTCAAACAAAGCTGAAATTTACATCTATTACATTATAAAtagaatacattaaatattatatattattttatattgattaGTTATCCTAAACACTGGTTTGGACTAATATATCTGGTGACCTCTACATCAAGCTCACAAAAAGTGTGCTTGATCATGGGGGGAAATATAACCTTGGCGGTTTACTTAAGATTCACAGATATTCAAGTCACAGTAAACAAAAATCGCAGTATGTTTTACTTCAAAGGAAACTGTGCTTGCATACTCCCTCTGCTGGAGAAACCGAGCTATTGCAAATATCATATTAGTAGGACAGGTTTACTCGGAGCTTgtcctaatacacacacacatgcagtcttTCCACTTGACCACTGTATACTTACATGACGTATTTCCTGTAAGTTTTCACTTATAGTGTTGTGGTCAGTAGTCCTTATAAAAGccaacaatatttaataattgtggtgcttctaataaagtgataaaaagcatgttgtacaaaataaatatactcatctttgcaccaataaaacatgcaacactttaaTGTTTTACTacctatttatttgaaatatctaaTTATAATCAACATTAAACTTACACTGGAAAGGTTTGCACAACCTCTCATGGGATCTTGGCAAAAAAGTCTCACGGGTTAATACCAGAACacgatgcatgatgggatacactttTTTTTGACAGTCCTGGGACTGTCTTGTGCACTTACTTTCTGTTGCATGCTTGTGCTCCCTAGTGGCCAAGTGTGCAAGTGTGAGTATTTAGATAAGCCTCAGAATGGCATACTTCCATACTGCACAGACCTTCTACAACCAGAGTGATGGAAATAACACAAACCTGGGCAGTGGAAGTGGGGGGTTGCTCTGCCAGCTCTGTCCGTTGCGATCGTCGGATCCGCTGCTGAGACGTTCACTGGATGGCGCTCGTGTGGCATCCGTGTCCCCTGTAATCGTCAGCAATGACTCTGAAAGGCTGGGTATCTCTATCTGTGCCAACGGAGCAAAGCTGAGCTCCACGATTTGCCGGGCACTCTGGTAGATCTGACCCTGCACCTGTGGAGTCAGTGTggggaggtcaaaggtcagaacaGTTTGAGTGCTAGAGGTCAGAAGGTCGAGACTGTCCAGACTGCTGTAGGAGGTGCCCTTGGCACGGTGTGACTCCATGATGTACTCAAAATGCCGGCTGAATGTGTCCAAACTGTCTCTGGACCTTCTGCGAGGACCACGGACCAGGATCGGAGATTTTAGAGCTGTGTGCTCATTAATGAAACTACCTTGGGGCCTAGAAAAACATagactttaattatattttgaaccATGATGAATCATTTAAcggtttcttaaaaaataataaatgtgtgtttgccACTTCCCACCTCTTTAgcattattctgtaaaactcctcttcttcatcatccCGCTCCTGATAGGCCAACAGCCTCCTCACATCGCCCTGCATCCTGACAGTGACCCAGCTCGCaacatcctcctcttcctcctcctcctcctcctcctcctgtccaTCTGTTCTTTCATTCGGCATCTCTCCTAGCGGGCTACTCCCAGCACAGGAAGTTCCCATGACACTTCGGTTACTCCCAAACGCGGAGTCAGCGTCCTCTTGCTCTGCTAACAGCACGTCGTCTATGTCCGTCTCCCGGTAACATCGTAACGGAATGGCGTCCAGATCGGTCTCGGAGTATTTCAACGTTCGCCGAATTATGCCTGTTTTGGGGGAGGTGCCTGGGGCTGCAGGGGGCGGAGTCACTAGCTCCACCTCCACGTGTTGGACGTCATGATTAGCTCTGAGAGCAAGCTCCTTCAGTGGCAGATAAGAGGGCGGTATTGGGGTGGTGTGGCCACTTGATGGAGCTGTGGAGGATTCTGGAACATCTAGGTGAATaacaaacaatatttattaaGCTATGAAGACAACTAAATCAGTTTGGGTTAATGACTGTATTTCAGTTCAGTTATATTCCAGCATTATTCCACTTTAATCTGGTGAGTTACTCAAACACTTTCATTCACTTGAAACCATCAACACTTAATTGCTAATGATGGAATCTAAGTGATCATTAAAACTGATATCAAAGAGGTCAAGAGGCAACTTACTCTTCTCTTGTTTGCTGGCAGTGTTTTCTGCTGGAGTGCCAAACAGAAACTCCCACTTGGCACGAGCAGTTTTCTGACAGTGCAGAGATGGACCTGGCACTAAAGAAACGCCATCAGACTGCAACACCCACACAACATAAACACATTAGCTTATAATAAACAGTGAACTCAATGTACTAGAAAATAACAGGCCTCGTTCTTTACAAGGAACAGTGTAATGAACATTGTTTGAATTCAATCATTGAATGCTTTTATGAACAGGGGTTTACCTGTATTCCTGATGATGGgtgatctgattggttgctgTTCTGGCTGGACTCAGGTGAGATGCAATCTCGGTCTCCTAGGCTTCCCGTTACTCCACTAGAGCTCGGGGATGACCCAACCAAACCCTGCTGATCTCCAAACCCCTGTTCGTCCTCTCCTTTCTCCCCATCTCCCTCTTCTAATACCACCGGCCCTAGAAGCAAAGCCTGTCTTCTCCTCCATTCAGCCCGTCTCTGTTGATGTGTTAGCCTGGTCATCTCCACTACACTTTCCCCAGGGCTGTGGTTTGCTCCACATAACACATTGCTCACATTCTCCTCTCCTCGTTCTATGACCTCAACCCCGTCTCTTTTTCTGTACACTGGACTGCTGCTGTTGAGATTTCCTTCAAGTTTTTCTGACAAACTGAACTTCCCTTCATCTTTCTCTGCCTGCTCTTTCCATTGCTGTCTAGATGTCCAACTGACCGGAGAATCGTCTACACTCTGACCGATAAACAACCGCCTGGAGATCTCCACGCTCTCTGCGACGACATGGTCATCCCAGTCATCCTCGTCCAGGAACCAGGGTTCCCCAGATGTCCACTCCTCTCCAGTGTACTGTGGAGGCTTGTGACGGTGTAAAGTGGGGCTGTCAGAGACTGGCAGGTCAACTCTGAGCTGGCGAGGATCTCGCAGTGGAGAACACACATCTGCTTTGGACAAACTTGGACGAAGAAGACGTGATGGAAGGGCCACAGAATCAAGGTCTCCTCCCACTGGGACAGAGCAGAATGATGTACTGGTCAGGTCATCTCTTAAATCTGAGCTCTTAGTAGCTGGCGCTTCATGCATCCCATTTGCCGTAGAATGGTCTTCTCGCACAGGTATGTTCATCTTGACAGCCGAATGCTGCACTCGACTCTGCTGTAAGGTCTCATGTTGGATTTCTCTAGAAGGATACTGATAGTTTGTGCTGCTTAGATTAGACAAACCCTCGAAAACAACGGGGGGAGGAGAACTTCGGACCTCGTTGAAAATTGTTGACACCTTGGTTGCCTCTTCAGCAATCTTGCGGGCTATCTCAGGACTGTTCAGAGCTGAGGAATTATTACTTCCACTCAGCTGGTTCAAACCATGAGTGGGTGTTTCTGTGAGGCTGGCCCTTTGCTCTGGCAGAGGCCTGCCTTCACCCCAGCTTCCCGAACTTTGATTGACTGGAGCAGAGCAGTCTTGCTTTGAAATGAGATTCTGCTTGGGGCATTCTTGAGACCTGGAGGTGGATTTCTGCTGGTTGTTGTGGACTGTTTGGGATAAGAAAGCAACTGATGCTGGGCTTTTGTGGGCACCACAAGCAGCTCCTACCCTGCCTGGGTCAGGATCATGGTGGTAGGCACTGCAGTTTGGCAAGGGTGGACCTGCCCAAGACTGGCATCGTTCCCTCTGGCGTTGATGAATCTCTGGACTCCAGTCTGAGAAATTAGAAAACTTACACCTCAATTGGGGAGACCCAAATTCCTTCAGTGCTCGCTGTGTTGCAGCTTGACCGATAGGATTCAAAGTAGAACCCATGTGCTGGTGAAATGGACTATCATTGCTTGAAGATTCAACAGGTTGTGACCACACTGGATCACTATACCTCTTAAGCGGGCAAGCCGCTACCTCCTTTATTCCACCGGGACTATTACAAGGACTCTTTACGGTTTTGATCTGGGCTTTCTCAATGTAGCTGAAAGTGACTACGGACCTCTGTCTGAGCTCTGGTTTAGAGGTCTTGTGATGGCTGCAGGTTTGACAAGGTGTTCTGGGACCAGATGTCTGTCTGGAGTATGACGAGTGGGCATGTTTTAATTGTTTACTGTCAATGTTGTTGTTGAGGCCAGAGGGCACCTGTTGGAATGGTTCCTGTTGGGGAATGCTGCATCTTTGAGGGGAATCCAAAGAACTGTGTGAAGGCTGCAGTCTGAA
Above is a window of Carassius auratus strain Wakin unplaced genomic scaffold, ASM336829v1 scaf_tig00020544, whole genome shotgun sequence DNA encoding:
- the LOC113076503 gene encoding PH and SEC7 domain-containing protein 1-like → MSQTGKVLHLYVEVRSSPEHDGKGSSCETTAEQDGPIEALTKLAQAAYGFPVPPSRSFKPNVNFRLQPSHSSLDSPQRCSIPQQEPFQQVPSGLNNNIDSKQLKHAHSSYSRQTSGPRTPCQTCSHHKTSKPELRQRSVVTFSYIEKAQIKTVKSPCNSPGGIKEVAACPLKRYSDPVWSQPVESSSNDSPFHQHMGSTLNPIGQAATQRALKEFGSPQLRCKFSNFSDWSPEIHQRQRERCQSWAGPPLPNCSAYHHDPDPGRVGAACGAHKSPASVAFLSQTVHNNQQKSTSRSQECPKQNLISKQDCSAPVNQSSGSWGEGRPLPEQRASLTETPTHGLNQLSGSNNSSALNSPEIARKIAEEATKVSTIFNEVRSSPPPVVFEGLSNLSSTNYQYPSREIQHETLQQSRVQHSAVKMNIPVREDHSTANGMHEAPATKSSDLRDDLTSTSFCSVPVGGDLDSVALPSRLLRPSLSKADVCSPLRDPRQLRVDLPVSDSPTLHRHKPPQYTGEEWTSGEPWFLDEDDWDDHVVAESVEISRRLFIGQSVDDSPVSWTSRQQWKEQAEKDEGKFSLSEKLEGNLNSSSPVYRKRDGVEVIERGEENVSNVLCGANHSPGESVVEMTRLTHQQRRAEWRRRQALLLGPVVLEEGDGEKGEDEQGFGDQQGLVGSSPSSSGVTGSLGDRDCISPESSQNSNQSDHPSSGIQSDGVSLVPGPSLHCQKTARAKWEFLFGTPAENTASKQEKNVPESSTAPSSGHTTPIPPSYLPLKELALRANHDVQHVEVELVTPPPAAPGTSPKTGIIRRTLKYSETDLDAIPLRCYRETDIDDVLLAEQEDADSAFGSNRSVMGTSCAGSSPLGEMPNERTDGQEEEEEEEEEEDVASWVTVRMQGDVRRLLAYQERDDEEEEFYRIMLKRPQGSFINEHTALKSPILVRGPRRRSRDSLDTFSRHFEYIMESHRAKGTSYSSLDSLDLLTSSTQTVLTFDLPTLTPQVQGQIYQSARQIVELSFAPLAQIEIPSLSESLLTITGDTDATRAPSSERLSSGSDDRNGQSWQSNPPLPLPREKSPRFTADPDLDQELTERLGLGLGSNDTLSNGNRANLDAAKRLAKRLFNLDGFRKCDVARHLSKNNDFSRLVAEEYLRYFSFTEMTLDQALRAFLLEFALTGETQERERILAHFSRQYVQCNSSLALSEDSVHTLTCALMLLNTDLHGHNIGKRMSCSQFIGNLEGLNSGHDFPKELLKALYNSIKNEKLQWTIDEEEMRQSFSELGEHRGESHSRGMRRTGSGLVSPSRALLYKTGFLVRKVHADCDGKRTPRGKRGWKTFYAVLKGLILYLQKGEYRPDKQLSHEDLKNAVSIHHSLAIRATDYSKRPNVFYLRTADWRVYLFQAPNAEQMQSWITRINTVAAMFSAPPLPAAIGSQKKFSRPLLPSSASKLTQEEQVQAHEAQFRSISSELVQLHSYPPDRKVKGRELEEYRLREEYLEFEKTRYETYSMLLRAKQRCEYDDLSVFEAMLLEEGALQRAQSSPTLQDSSLTCSTRDGASQSTAHGAQEPSGNGNNSCSRGQGQRHSYRQAVRK